GTACAAAAATACTCTGATTCGCAAAGCATTAGATACCTTAGATGCTGACACATCAGCGTTAGATGTAGCCTTGAAAGGCTCTTCAGGTATCTTGTTTGAAGCTACCACTGGTAATGCTCCGGCAAAATTATTAATGGATTTCCGTAAGGCCGGGGTTAAGAAACCTGTGCTGAAGGGTGCTTACATTGACAGCAGCATTTACTTAGGTGATGATCAGCTGGACACACTGAGCAAAATCAAATCCAAAGAAGAACTTGTTGGTGAAATCATCGGGTTACTTCAATCTCCAGCTAAAAACGTTATTTCTGCGCTTCAGAGCGGTGGAAACGTATTGGCTGGCGTGCTTAAAACATTAT
This region of Rufibacter sp. LB8 genomic DNA includes:
- the rplJ gene encoding 50S ribosomal protein L10, which gives rise to MTREEKEIIVRDLSEKLAQNPFVYITDASDLTVATINKFRRLCFDRGIEYKVYKNTLIRKALDTLDADTSALDVALKGSSGILFEATTGNAPAKLLMDFRKAGVKKPVLKGAYIDSSIYLGDDQLDTLSKIKSKEELVGEIIGLLQSPAKNVISALQSGGNVLAGVLKTLSEREQ